A stretch of DNA from Microbacterium sp. LWS13-1.2:
TTGGACTCCATCTCCTTGATGTCGGCGCCGGCCGCGAACGCGCGTTCCGAGCCGGTGAGCACGATGGCGCCGATGCCCTCGTCGGCATCGAACGCCGATGCCGCGGCCACGACATCCCAGCAGACCTGCGTGTTCAGCGCGTTGAGCGCCTCCGGCCGGTTCAGCGTGATCCACCCGACTCGACCGCGGGTCTCGACGAGGATCGTCTTGTACTCGGTCATCTCTACTCCGTCCCGCTTGCGCGTGTGCTGCTCCGCTGTCACATTGTGTCGGTTCCGCCTGCACATCGTGACCGATGAGCAGATCCGGCTCCGTGCCGGGGCCGCTCGACTGTCATGTCTTGTGGGCTCCGCCGCCACAGGGTGACAGGCGAGCCGACCGAGGTCAGGCGCTCTCGGCGCGGATCGTGTTGATGATGCCCGAGAAGTCCCGGCCGGCGCCATCGCCGGCGGCGTACTGCGCATAGAGCTCGCGGGCGAGCATGCCCATCCGCGCTTCGACGCCCGTCGCCGAGATCGCGTGCTCGGCGAGCCCGAGGTCCTTGTTCATGAGCGCGCCGGCGAAGCCTGGCTGGTAGTCGCGGTTGGCGGGGCTCGTGGGCACGGGTCCCGGCACCGGGCAGTTCGTCGTCAGCGCCCAGCACTGGCCCGACGCATTCGAGGCGACGTCGAACAGCGCCTGATGCGACAGCCCGAGCCGCTCCCCCAGCACGAACGCCTCGGCGACCGCGATCTGCGATACCGCGAGGATCATGTTGTTGCAGACCTTCGCGGCCTGCCCCAGCCCTGCGCCGCCGCAGTGCACGACGCGGCGGCCCATTGCCTCGAGCAGCGGGCGCGAGGCCTCGAAGTCCTCGTCCGTCCCGCCGACCATGAATGCGAGCGTGGCGTTCTCGGCGCCGACCACTCCGCCCGAGACCGGGGCGTCGAGCGACCGGTGCCCGGCCGCCTCGGCGAGTGCGTGAGCGGCGCGCGCCTCGTCGACGGCGATGGTCGAGCAGTCGATGAAGAGTGCTGCGGATGCCGCGACACCGAGCAGCCCCGCAGTGCCATCCGTACCGCGATAGGCGTCGAGCACCTGCGCACCGGTCTGGAACATGGTGATGACGACGTCGGCGCCGGTGGCGGCATCCGTTCCCGACTCCGCGGTGGTGAGTCCCCCGTCACGCGCTGCGGCGACGGCGGCAGGCATGACGTCGAAGCCCGTCACCTCGTGACCGGCGGCCGCCAGATTCTTCGCCATGGGCAGGCCCATATGGCCGAGCCCCAGGAATGCGATCTTCATTTCGGACCTCCTCGTCGGTGCTTCTCGAACGCGCGGCGAACGTCAGTCGGCGAGCAGCTGGCGTCCGATGATCACGCGCATGATCTCGTTG
This window harbors:
- the mmsB gene encoding 3-hydroxyisobutyrate dehydrogenase — translated: MKIAFLGLGHMGLPMAKNLAAAGHEVTGFDVMPAAVAAARDGGLTTAESGTDAATGADVVITMFQTGAQVLDAYRGTDGTAGLLGVAASAALFIDCSTIAVDEARAAHALAEAAGHRSLDAPVSGGVVGAENATLAFMVGGTDEDFEASRPLLEAMGRRVVHCGGAGLGQAAKVCNNMILAVSQIAVAEAFVLGERLGLSHQALFDVASNASGQCWALTTNCPVPGPVPTSPANRDYQPGFAGALMNKDLGLAEHAISATGVEARMGMLARELYAQYAAGDGAGRDFSGIINTIRAESA